A genomic stretch from Etheostoma cragini isolate CJK2018 chromosome 8, CSU_Ecrag_1.0, whole genome shotgun sequence includes:
- the saal1 gene encoding protein saal1, with translation MRIQSHLINGGCLKCRLETVANVTVIILNHAMVLHLIFTSQLRLQRAVTMDNSVDAAEEVETERSSSPTGLQSPIMDRNPSPPPDADDGEEDGDLDAIGDTVYSKHWLFSTLTRLIHMVTEHSEVESEGQMQLPDDDEENLCRVWDMAMDKDVAGFLQEFKATDILLGVIAKSRSPRLTEICVGILGNIACFPDTCLTLSQNKDLSAVLLLLLGDTDPPTLLETSRLLLTCVSQKDVRSLWLQRIHQHTSVRTNLLFIMCSSTNTDLLEKVGELIDKLFDLDEELMKSWITVQPSAEEEEEDDERHLDVALCLIEAAKQLRSESPNGLEVYLHTLQLLTTIDEGIQTFAAPDGPGKAVWDFVCDVVCEDLCQPTDLPVVLQEQKTILVQAFAVLQALYRYKDQWRSRSDTSLPLIGTILRVLQYHSEGKDDDTSKDDTKDEQLQTLAEITAEFLADICIQISKDTLADLVKKGYLTERTALTAAGSLVLNFKTSFQHLYSMLSETDPQMADMVRKQFPV, from the exons ATGCGCATCCAGTCACATCTAATTAATGGAGGCTGTTTGAAATGTCGTCTGGAAACTGTAGCTAATGTTACTGTGATAATTTTAAACCATGCGATGGTATTGCATTTAATATTTACCAGCCAGTTACGTTTGCAGAGAGCGGTCACTATGG ACAACAGTGTTGATGCTGCTGAGGAAGTGGAGACTGAGAGATCCTCATCTCCAACTGGACTACAGTCTCCTATAATGGACCGAAACCCATCACCTCCCCCAGACGCAGATGATGGAGAAGAAGACGGAGATTTGGATGCCATTGGAGACACCGTTTACAGCAAGCACTGGCTTTTCAGCACCCTGACTCGTCTCATCCAT ATGGTGACAGAGCATTCGGAGGTGGAATCTGAAGGTCAAATGCAGCTccctgatgatgatgaggaaaaTCTATGTAGAGTCTGGGATATGGCAATGGATAAG GATGTCGCTGGTTTTCTGCAGGAATTTAAAGCTACAGATATCCTTCTTGGGGTGATTGCCAAATCTCGTAGTCCACGTCTCACA GAAATCTGTGTGGGAATCCTCGGGAATATTGCTTGCTTTCCTGACACTTGTCTGACTCTTAGCCAAAATAAAGACTTAAG TGCTGTGCTGTTGCTTTTGCTTGGAGATACAGATCCACCGACCCTTCTGGAAACAAGCAG ATTGCTGCTGACCTGCGTCTCTCAGAAAGATGTCCGTTCCCTGTGGCTTCAGCGAATACATCAGCACACGTCTGTGCGGACCAACCTTCTTTTCATCATGTGCAGTTCTACCAACA CTGACCTGCTTGAGAAGGTTGGAGAGTTGATTGACAAACTGTTTGACCTTGACGAAGAGCTGATGAAGAGTTGGATCACAGTTCAACCAAGtgcggaggaagaggaggaggatgacgaAAGACATCTGGATGTGGCTTTGTGTCTTATTGAGGCAGCCAAGCAGCTTAG ATCAGAGAGTCCAAATGGCTTAGAGGTTTACCTCCACACCCTCCAACTCCTCACCACCATAGATGAGGGCATTCAGACTTTTG CTGCCCCTGATGGACCTGGCAAAGCAGTGTGGGACTTTGTGTGTGACGTAGTGTGTGAGGACCTCTGTCAGCCAACTGATCTTCCAGTTGTCTTGCAAGAGCAGAAGACCATTTTGGTTCAGGCGTTTGCTGTGCTGCAGGCTCTTTATAGATACAAGGATCAGTGGCGCAGCAGGAGTGACACAA GTCTTCCCCTTATCGGAACCATTTTGCGGGTGCTTCAGTACCACAGTGAGGGCAAAGATGACGACACCAGCAAAGATGACACAAAAGATGAACAGCTCCAGACTCTAGCAGAGATCACAGCTGAGTTTCTAGCTGACATCTGCATTCAGATTTCCAAG GACACCTTGGCAGATTTGGTGAAGAAAGGTTACCTTACAGAGAGGACTGCTCTCACGGCGGCAGGCAGTTTAGTTCTGAACTTTAAGACTTCA TTTCAACACCTGTACTCCATGCTGTCAGAGACTGATCCCCAAATGGCAGACATGGTGAGGAAACAGTTTCCTGTCTGA
- the tph1a gene encoding tryptophan 5-hydroxylase 1a isoform X2 encodes MYSYKNEGPRRGRSFDSMNIGLEEKLLNNEINKSTFTKIEENTEKNNSSEKGRATIIFSLKNEVGGLVKALKLFQENHVNLVHIESRKSKRRNSEFEIFVDCDSNHEQLNEIIQLLRKHVNVVDMDPPDNSCLEEEDMSNVPWFPKKISDLDKCANRVLMYGSELDADHPGFKDNVYRKRRKYFADLAMAYRHGDPIPRIEFTEEEVNTWGVVYRELNKLYPTHACREYLKNLPLLSKYCEFREDNIPQLEDVSRFLRERSGFTIRPVAGYLSPRDFLAGLAFRVFHCTQYVRHSSDPLYTPEPDTCHELLGHVPLLAEPSFAQFSQEIGLASLGASDDSVQKLATCYFFTVEFGLCKQGQLRAYGAGLLSSISELKHALSGNARIMPFDPKVTSKQECIITTFQDVYFVSDSFEEAKVKMREFAKTIKRPFTVRYNPYTQSVDVLKDTPSINSVVEELRHELDIVGDALNRLNKQLGV; translated from the exons ATGTACTCATACAAAAACGAAGGACCGCGTAGAGGAAGATCTTTTGACTCCATGAACATCGGCTTGGAAGAAAAACTTCTGAACAATGAG ATAAACAAATCAACCTTCACAAAAATTgaggaaaacactgaaaagaacAATTCATCAGAGAAAGGGAGAGCAACAATAATATTTTCCCTCAAGAATGAGGTAGGAGGACTGGTAAAGGCGCTCAAACTCTTCCAG GAAAACCATGTCAACCTTGTACACATAGAGTCCAGAAAATCCAAAAGACGCAACTCTGAGTTTGAAATTTTTGTGGATTGCGACAGCAACCACGAACAACTGAATGAAATAATCCAGCTGCTTAGAAAGCATGTGAACGTGGTAGACATGGATCCTCCAGATAACTCCTGTCTTGAAGAGGAAG ATATGTCTAATGTACCTTGGTTCCCAAAGAAGATTTCAGACTTGGACAAGTGTGCTAACCGTGTCCTGATGTATGGCTCTGAGTTGGATGCGGATCATCCG GGTTTCAAGGACAATGTCTACAGGAAAAGGCGAAAGTACTTTGCTGATCTTGCCATGGCATACAGACA TGGGGATCCCATTCCTCGTATTGAGTTCACAGAGGAGGAAGTGAATACTTGGGGAGTTGTGTACAGGGAGCTCAACAAATTGTACCCCACCCATGCCTGCCGGGAATACTTGAAGAATCTGCCACTGCTGTCAAAATACTGTGAATTTCGGGAGGACAACATCCCTCAGCTGGAAGATGTGTCACGTTTCCTCAGGG AACGCTCTGGATTCACCATCAGGCCTGTGGCTGGTTATCTGTCCCCACGTGACTTCCTTGCTGGTTTGGCCTTCCGGGTTTTCCACTGTACCCAGTATGTGCGACACAGCTCTGACCCTTTATACACCCCAGAGCC aGACACATGCCATGAGCTGCTAGGTCACGTCCCGCTGCTAGCAGAGCCCAGCTTTGCCCAGTTTTCTCAGGAAATTGGTCTAGCTTCACTCGGGGCCTCAGATGACTCAGTTCAGAAACTGGCCACA TGCTATTTCTTTACGGTGGAGTTTGGCCTATGCAAACAAGGACAGCTGCGAGCATATGGAGCAGGACTGCTGTCATCTATCAGTGAGCTTAAG CATGCACTCTCTGGCAATGCAAGGATAATGCCTTTTGACCCCAAAGTTACATCCAAACAAGAATGCATCATCACAACATTTCAGGATGTCTACTTTGTGTCAGACAGCTTTGAGGAGGCCAAAGTTAAGATGAG GGAGTTTGCCAAGACCATCAAGCGTCCCTTCACAGTCCGATACAACCCTTACACCCAGAGTGTGGATGTGCTAAAAGACACTCCCAGCATCAACAGCGTGGTGGAGGAACTTCGACACGAGCTTGACATCGTCGGTGATGCCCTCAACCGGCTGAACAAGCAGCTGGGTGTCTGA
- the tph1a gene encoding tryptophan 5-hydroxylase 1a isoform X1: MYSYKNEGPRRGRSFDSMNIGLEEKLLNNEINKSTFTKIEENTEKNNSSEKGRATIIFSLKNEVGGLVKALKLFQENHVNLVHIESRKSKRRNSEFEIFVDCDSNHEQLNEIIQLLRKHVNVVDMDPPDNSCLEEEDMSNVPWFPKKISDLDKCANRVLMYGSELDADHPGFKDNVYRKRRKYFADLAMAYRHSGDPIPRIEFTEEEVNTWGVVYRELNKLYPTHACREYLKNLPLLSKYCEFREDNIPQLEDVSRFLRERSGFTIRPVAGYLSPRDFLAGLAFRVFHCTQYVRHSSDPLYTPEPDTCHELLGHVPLLAEPSFAQFSQEIGLASLGASDDSVQKLATCYFFTVEFGLCKQGQLRAYGAGLLSSISELKHALSGNARIMPFDPKVTSKQECIITTFQDVYFVSDSFEEAKVKMREFAKTIKRPFTVRYNPYTQSVDVLKDTPSINSVVEELRHELDIVGDALNRLNKQLGV; the protein is encoded by the exons ATGTACTCATACAAAAACGAAGGACCGCGTAGAGGAAGATCTTTTGACTCCATGAACATCGGCTTGGAAGAAAAACTTCTGAACAATGAG ATAAACAAATCAACCTTCACAAAAATTgaggaaaacactgaaaagaacAATTCATCAGAGAAAGGGAGAGCAACAATAATATTTTCCCTCAAGAATGAGGTAGGAGGACTGGTAAAGGCGCTCAAACTCTTCCAG GAAAACCATGTCAACCTTGTACACATAGAGTCCAGAAAATCCAAAAGACGCAACTCTGAGTTTGAAATTTTTGTGGATTGCGACAGCAACCACGAACAACTGAATGAAATAATCCAGCTGCTTAGAAAGCATGTGAACGTGGTAGACATGGATCCTCCAGATAACTCCTGTCTTGAAGAGGAAG ATATGTCTAATGTACCTTGGTTCCCAAAGAAGATTTCAGACTTGGACAAGTGTGCTAACCGTGTCCTGATGTATGGCTCTGAGTTGGATGCGGATCATCCG GGTTTCAAGGACAATGTCTACAGGAAAAGGCGAAAGTACTTTGCTGATCTTGCCATGGCATACAGACA CAGTGGGGATCCCATTCCTCGTATTGAGTTCACAGAGGAGGAAGTGAATACTTGGGGAGTTGTGTACAGGGAGCTCAACAAATTGTACCCCACCCATGCCTGCCGGGAATACTTGAAGAATCTGCCACTGCTGTCAAAATACTGTGAATTTCGGGAGGACAACATCCCTCAGCTGGAAGATGTGTCACGTTTCCTCAGGG AACGCTCTGGATTCACCATCAGGCCTGTGGCTGGTTATCTGTCCCCACGTGACTTCCTTGCTGGTTTGGCCTTCCGGGTTTTCCACTGTACCCAGTATGTGCGACACAGCTCTGACCCTTTATACACCCCAGAGCC aGACACATGCCATGAGCTGCTAGGTCACGTCCCGCTGCTAGCAGAGCCCAGCTTTGCCCAGTTTTCTCAGGAAATTGGTCTAGCTTCACTCGGGGCCTCAGATGACTCAGTTCAGAAACTGGCCACA TGCTATTTCTTTACGGTGGAGTTTGGCCTATGCAAACAAGGACAGCTGCGAGCATATGGAGCAGGACTGCTGTCATCTATCAGTGAGCTTAAG CATGCACTCTCTGGCAATGCAAGGATAATGCCTTTTGACCCCAAAGTTACATCCAAACAAGAATGCATCATCACAACATTTCAGGATGTCTACTTTGTGTCAGACAGCTTTGAGGAGGCCAAAGTTAAGATGAG GGAGTTTGCCAAGACCATCAAGCGTCCCTTCACAGTCCGATACAACCCTTACACCCAGAGTGTGGATGTGCTAAAAGACACTCCCAGCATCAACAGCGTGGTGGAGGAACTTCGACACGAGCTTGACATCGTCGGTGATGCCCTCAACCGGCTGAACAAGCAGCTGGGTGTCTGA
- the tph1a gene encoding tryptophan 5-hydroxylase 1a isoform X3 yields MLSGILPTRVHQKLICRAVYTALEGGNMINKSTFTKIEENTEKNNSSEKGRATIIFSLKNEVGGLVKALKLFQENHVNLVHIESRKSKRRNSEFEIFVDCDSNHEQLNEIIQLLRKHVNVVDMDPPDNSCLEEEDMSNVPWFPKKISDLDKCANRVLMYGSELDADHPGFKDNVYRKRRKYFADLAMAYRHSGDPIPRIEFTEEEVNTWGVVYRELNKLYPTHACREYLKNLPLLSKYCEFREDNIPQLEDVSRFLRERSGFTIRPVAGYLSPRDFLAGLAFRVFHCTQYVRHSSDPLYTPEPDTCHELLGHVPLLAEPSFAQFSQEIGLASLGASDDSVQKLATCYFFTVEFGLCKQGQLRAYGAGLLSSISELKHALSGNARIMPFDPKVTSKQECIITTFQDVYFVSDSFEEAKVKMREFAKTIKRPFTVRYNPYTQSVDVLKDTPSINSVVEELRHELDIVGDALNRLNKQLGV; encoded by the exons ATGCTTTCAGGGATACTACCGACAAGGGTCCACCAAAAACTGATCTGCCGCGCTGTCTACACAGCGCTCGAAGGGGGGAATATG ATAAACAAATCAACCTTCACAAAAATTgaggaaaacactgaaaagaacAATTCATCAGAGAAAGGGAGAGCAACAATAATATTTTCCCTCAAGAATGAGGTAGGAGGACTGGTAAAGGCGCTCAAACTCTTCCAG GAAAACCATGTCAACCTTGTACACATAGAGTCCAGAAAATCCAAAAGACGCAACTCTGAGTTTGAAATTTTTGTGGATTGCGACAGCAACCACGAACAACTGAATGAAATAATCCAGCTGCTTAGAAAGCATGTGAACGTGGTAGACATGGATCCTCCAGATAACTCCTGTCTTGAAGAGGAAG ATATGTCTAATGTACCTTGGTTCCCAAAGAAGATTTCAGACTTGGACAAGTGTGCTAACCGTGTCCTGATGTATGGCTCTGAGTTGGATGCGGATCATCCG GGTTTCAAGGACAATGTCTACAGGAAAAGGCGAAAGTACTTTGCTGATCTTGCCATGGCATACAGACA CAGTGGGGATCCCATTCCTCGTATTGAGTTCACAGAGGAGGAAGTGAATACTTGGGGAGTTGTGTACAGGGAGCTCAACAAATTGTACCCCACCCATGCCTGCCGGGAATACTTGAAGAATCTGCCACTGCTGTCAAAATACTGTGAATTTCGGGAGGACAACATCCCTCAGCTGGAAGATGTGTCACGTTTCCTCAGGG AACGCTCTGGATTCACCATCAGGCCTGTGGCTGGTTATCTGTCCCCACGTGACTTCCTTGCTGGTTTGGCCTTCCGGGTTTTCCACTGTACCCAGTATGTGCGACACAGCTCTGACCCTTTATACACCCCAGAGCC aGACACATGCCATGAGCTGCTAGGTCACGTCCCGCTGCTAGCAGAGCCCAGCTTTGCCCAGTTTTCTCAGGAAATTGGTCTAGCTTCACTCGGGGCCTCAGATGACTCAGTTCAGAAACTGGCCACA TGCTATTTCTTTACGGTGGAGTTTGGCCTATGCAAACAAGGACAGCTGCGAGCATATGGAGCAGGACTGCTGTCATCTATCAGTGAGCTTAAG CATGCACTCTCTGGCAATGCAAGGATAATGCCTTTTGACCCCAAAGTTACATCCAAACAAGAATGCATCATCACAACATTTCAGGATGTCTACTTTGTGTCAGACAGCTTTGAGGAGGCCAAAGTTAAGATGAG GGAGTTTGCCAAGACCATCAAGCGTCCCTTCACAGTCCGATACAACCCTTACACCCAGAGTGTGGATGTGCTAAAAGACACTCCCAGCATCAACAGCGTGGTGGAGGAACTTCGACACGAGCTTGACATCGTCGGTGATGCCCTCAACCGGCTGAACAAGCAGCTGGGTGTCTGA